The following proteins are co-located in the Marinomonas profundi genome:
- a CDS encoding DMT family transporter yields MSQKVGYFRGIAAIALASFLWATTGTVASFAPAISPLAIGAFAMGTAGVLLVLTAWRRLLKDKALVLPNIKSLMIGGLAVALYPLAFYSSMRLSGVAIGTVISLASAPLFAVMLEFFISQKRVSVVWVVSFIIASVGMLFLMLGKQSDSSVYVDQLMLLGGVGLGLMAGLTYATYSWVAKSMIGQGMHSKSAMSIMFGLAAIVLLPSLSVTGDNLFASQLNASVAIYMAVVPMFLGYLCFGYGLRYVEASKATLITLLEPVVALVLAVFVVGERFSALGWLGALFIFVSLILQIVRRR; encoded by the coding sequence ATGAGTCAGAAAGTTGGGTATTTTAGAGGCATTGCCGCTATCGCGTTGGCGAGTTTTTTATGGGCGACGACTGGTACGGTGGCGAGTTTTGCGCCGGCCATCAGTCCTTTAGCCATTGGTGCTTTTGCAATGGGAACGGCAGGTGTTTTGTTGGTGTTAACGGCTTGGCGGCGTTTGCTGAAAGACAAGGCGCTGGTGCTGCCAAATATAAAGAGTTTGATGATAGGCGGATTGGCTGTGGCGCTTTATCCGCTTGCTTTTTATAGTTCCATGCGCTTGTCGGGGGTGGCGATTGGTACGGTTATTTCACTGGCGAGTGCGCCGCTTTTTGCGGTGATGCTGGAGTTTTTTATTAGCCAAAAAAGAGTCTCTGTTGTCTGGGTGGTTAGCTTTATCATTGCCTCTGTGGGTATGTTGTTTCTCATGTTGGGCAAGCAGTCGGATTCGAGTGTTTATGTTGATCAGTTGATGCTGTTGGGTGGGGTTGGTTTAGGCTTGATGGCGGGTTTGACTTATGCAACGTATTCTTGGGTTGCTAAAAGCATGATTGGACAAGGCATGCATTCGAAATCGGCTATGTCGATTATGTTTGGCTTGGCGGCAATCGTACTCTTGCCTTCTTTGAGTGTGACGGGCGATAACTTGTTTGCGAGCCAGTTGAATGCCAGCGTAGCCATTTATATGGCGGTGGTGCCGATGTTCTTGGGGTATCTCTGCTTTGGTTATGGTTTGCGGTATGTTGAAGCCAGTAAAGCGACCTTGATTACCTTGCTTGAACCTGTTGTAGCGTTAGTGCTTGCTGTGTTCGTTGTTGGGGAACGTTTTTCAGCGCTCGGCTGGCTAGGAGCCTTGTTTATTTTTGTTAGTTTGATTTTGCAAATTGTAAGGCGCCGCTAA
- a CDS encoding glycosyltransferase family protein → MGDFHQNGIITTLHNLAHRPLEEMEQELCEFAKTRPMSLILPCLYSELETDAMPNILKHLQQVPYLSEIVIGLDRATEEQYRHALAFFSVLPQNVKVLWNDGPRLREIDSLLKGEHLSPSDPGKGRNVWFCMGYNLAAGKAESIAMHDCDIVTYDRELLARLIYPVANPNFNYEFCKGFYARAANGKMNGRVSRLLVTPLLCSLKKVFGHLDYLDYLDSYRYPLAGEFSFRRDVMTDLRIPSDWGLEIGVLSEMYRNYSTNRLCQVDIADIYDHKHQDLSADNDDGGLSKMSIDITKAIFRKLATNGTIFNQETFRTIKATYYRVALDFIETYKNDAEINGLKLDVHAEEQAVELFASNIMKAGNQYLENPMETPFIPSWNRVVSAFPGVMNQLAQAVELDMAQYGPKK, encoded by the coding sequence ATGGGCGACTTTCATCAGAACGGCATCATCACCACACTTCACAACTTGGCACACCGCCCGCTAGAAGAAATGGAACAAGAGCTGTGCGAGTTCGCTAAAACGCGGCCCATGTCGCTTATCCTGCCTTGTTTGTATTCCGAGCTGGAAACAGACGCCATGCCGAATATTCTCAAGCATTTGCAGCAAGTGCCTTACTTATCTGAAATCGTCATCGGGTTAGACCGAGCCACGGAAGAACAATACCGCCACGCGCTGGCGTTTTTCAGTGTATTGCCACAAAACGTTAAAGTACTTTGGAATGATGGCCCACGTTTACGAGAAATCGACAGCCTGTTAAAAGGCGAACATCTTTCCCCTTCGGACCCAGGAAAAGGCCGCAATGTCTGGTTTTGCATGGGGTATAACCTAGCCGCAGGCAAAGCCGAATCCATTGCCATGCACGATTGTGACATTGTCACCTATGACCGAGAGCTGCTCGCGCGGTTGATTTACCCGGTGGCCAACCCAAATTTTAACTACGAATTCTGCAAAGGCTTTTACGCCCGCGCCGCCAATGGCAAGATGAATGGCCGCGTCAGCCGCTTATTGGTCACGCCTTTATTGTGTTCCCTTAAAAAAGTCTTTGGGCATTTGGATTATTTGGATTACCTAGACAGCTACCGTTATCCATTAGCTGGCGAATTTTCCTTTCGCCGCGATGTGATGACAGATTTGCGCATTCCGAGTGATTGGGGATTGGAGATTGGCGTACTGAGTGAAATGTACCGTAACTACTCGACCAACCGTTTGTGTCAGGTCGACATTGCCGACATCTACGATCACAAACATCAAGATTTATCGGCCGATAACGACGATGGCGGTTTGTCTAAAATGTCCATCGACATCACCAAGGCGATTTTCAGAAAGCTCGCCACCAATGGCACTATTTTCAACCAAGAAACCTTCCGCACCATCAAAGCCACCTACTACCGTGTCGCGCTGGATTTCATTGAAACCTACAAAAACGACGCCGAAATCAATGGTCTCAAATTAGACGTACATGCCGAAGAGCAAGCCGTTGAATTATTCGCCAGCAATATCATGAAAGCAGGCAATCAATATTTAGAAAACCCAATGGAAACGCCTTTTATTCCTAGTTGGAACCGAGTTGTCAGTGCTTTTCCTGGCGTGATGAATCAACTGGCTCAAGCCGTCGAATTGGATATGGCCCAATATGGTCCTAAAAAATAG
- a CDS encoding alpha-amylase family glycosyl hydrolase gives METAPLSSLEQRIIAHLHVIYPNVDHKDLAEKCLTRFHLDPTTKSPRPHRNLWDQSDIMLITYADTLRKKTEAPLKTLHNFVKSTLSDCISAVHLLPFFPYSSDDGFSVMDYTTVNPSCGRWADVVNLSKDFKVMGDLVINHCSSRSLWFENYKAGVDPGSRFFYEADPNADLSAVVRPRTSPLLREVQTKNGTKYLWCTFSHDQIDLNFENPEVLLEFLSIVHLYLEKGIRWFRLDAVAFLWKIPGTRCINLPQTHEMIRLLRLMIEHYAPEAVIITETNIPNQENLTYFGNANEAHLIYNFSLPPLLINSLVTGNCHHLKQWLMSMTPAQQGTTYLNFLASHDGIGLRPTEGLLSEWELETLINTMKRFGGKISSRTTPQGEAKPYEINISLWNALSGSAQQGPDQWQFARFLCAAGVMMALEGVPAFYIHSLFGTENDLERVDNTGQFRSINRHIWDMEDLEHVLNTPTHHQKVFQSVTKLIQIRRAQPAFHPNATQYILHMGENLFAFWRQSLDRRQSLFAVYNMTDQPQNFNLSELNLIATDDWTDLVSEQVYEDHLGKVTLMPYQFVWLANNRGKTKNS, from the coding sequence ATGGAAACTGCACCTTTATCGTCCTTAGAGCAGCGAATTATTGCTCATTTACACGTCATCTACCCAAACGTGGATCATAAAGACTTGGCTGAGAAATGTTTAACTAGGTTTCACCTCGACCCCACCACGAAATCCCCTCGACCCCATCGGAATCTGTGGGATCAGTCAGACATCATGCTGATTACCTATGCGGACACCTTGCGAAAAAAAACAGAAGCGCCATTAAAAACCTTGCATAACTTTGTTAAAAGCACCTTGTCAGACTGCATCTCGGCGGTGCATTTATTGCCCTTCTTCCCTTATAGCTCAGACGATGGCTTTAGCGTGATGGATTACACCACGGTGAACCCATCCTGCGGTCGCTGGGCAGATGTGGTGAATCTTTCCAAGGATTTTAAAGTCATGGGCGATTTGGTGATTAACCATTGCTCTAGCCGAAGCTTGTGGTTTGAAAATTACAAAGCTGGCGTTGACCCCGGCTCGCGCTTTTTTTATGAAGCCGACCCAAACGCCGATTTAAGCGCCGTGGTTCGTCCTAGAACCTCGCCACTGCTGCGTGAAGTGCAAACCAAAAATGGCACCAAATACCTGTGGTGTACCTTCAGTCATGACCAAATTGATTTAAACTTCGAAAACCCAGAAGTGCTGTTGGAGTTTCTCAGTATCGTTCACCTTTATCTTGAAAAGGGCATTCGCTGGTTTCGCTTGGACGCGGTGGCTTTTTTGTGGAAAATTCCCGGTACCCGTTGCATAAATCTTCCGCAAACCCACGAAATGATCCGCTTATTGCGCTTAATGATTGAACATTACGCCCCAGAAGCGGTGATTATCACCGAAACCAATATTCCCAATCAGGAAAATCTAACCTATTTTGGCAACGCCAACGAAGCGCATTTGATTTACAACTTCTCCTTACCGCCGCTGTTAATCAACAGTCTCGTGACAGGAAATTGTCACCATTTAAAGCAATGGTTAATGAGCATGACCCCAGCACAGCAAGGCACAACCTACCTGAACTTTCTGGCCTCCCATGACGGAATAGGATTACGACCAACCGAAGGCTTGCTGTCTGAATGGGAGTTGGAAACGCTGATCAACACCATGAAACGCTTTGGTGGCAAAATCAGTTCTCGTACTACGCCACAAGGGGAAGCCAAGCCCTATGAAATTAATATCAGCCTGTGGAACGCTTTATCAGGATCGGCACAACAAGGCCCAGATCAATGGCAGTTTGCGCGCTTTTTATGTGCTGCGGGGGTAATGATGGCGCTGGAAGGCGTTCCGGCTTTTTATATTCACAGCTTGTTTGGCACCGAGAACGATTTAGAACGGGTCGACAACACCGGCCAGTTCCGCTCTATTAACCGTCACATCTGGGACATGGAAGATTTGGAGCATGTATTAAACACGCCAACCCATCATCAAAAAGTGTTCCAAAGCGTGACAAAACTGATTCAAATACGTCGTGCTCAACCCGCGTTTCACCCCAATGCGACGCAATACATTTTGCACATGGGGGAAAACTTGTTCGCTTTCTGGCGTCAGAGTCTAGACCGAAGACAAAGCCTGTTTGCCGTCTACAATATGACAGACCAACCGCAAAATTTTAACTTGTCTGAACTCAATCTCATCGCCACCGATGACTGGACAGATCTTGTCTCAGAACAAGTGTACGAAGACCACCTAGGCAAGGTCACCTTAATGCCCTATCAATTTGTCTGGCTGGCGAATAACAGAGGGAAAACCAAAAACAGTTAA
- a CDS encoding type II toxin-antitoxin system RelE/ParE family toxin, producing MHHNQYKLSNVAQAHLRKVKNYTINNFSEWQWQRYKETLLSGFQMLADNPALGQGCHEIYRNGFYFPIGKHTAYFTKEDGFILIVAVLGQSQLPQNHLK from the coding sequence ATGCACCATAACCAATATAAACTGAGTAATGTAGCTCAAGCTCATTTACGCAAAGTGAAAAATTATACCATCAACAACTTTTCTGAATGGCAGTGGCAACGCTACAAAGAAACACTACTCTCTGGCTTTCAAATGCTCGCCGACAACCCAGCTTTAGGACAAGGCTGCCATGAAATATACCGTAACGGGTTTTACTTTCCGATTGGGAAACATACTGCTTACTTTACAAAAGAAGATGGTTTCATCCTGATCGTAGCTGTATTGGGACAATCGCAATTACCGCAAAATCACCTGAAATAA
- a CDS encoding ABC transporter substrate-binding protein, with amino-acid sequence MMNLRKILAIGSLAAFSQLATAATPSPTAALFDLGSLDTMVALGLGDNVVAVPKQTLPDYLTQFNDARYTDVGGLKNPDLKTLTTLRPDLIVITGRQAGSKAELETISKVKQVNASGEDYWTSFSANVTSLAAEFKAQAAAERALAELNTNIASTKAAIKGAPTALFVTHNNGAFSLRNEPIATQLLGLASSTLPDHVKSQQRGTRSFTSLKASDIAQMKPTTLFIIDRSAAIGNTKEALDVEKLKADLAAQGGQSIKVAYLSPRLWYLSGNGLQSLNLQIKEIANAL; translated from the coding sequence ATGATGAATTTACGAAAAATACTCGCCATCGGAAGCTTGGCTGCATTCAGTCAATTGGCTACGGCAGCAACCCCTTCGCCAACCGCGGCGCTGTTTGATCTTGGAAGCTTAGATACCATGGTGGCTCTAGGCTTAGGGGACAATGTGGTTGCTGTCCCCAAGCAAACACTTCCAGATTATTTAACCCAATTTAATGACGCACGTTACACCGACGTTGGCGGCTTAAAAAATCCCGATCTAAAAACGCTAACCACCTTGCGCCCTGATCTTATTGTGATCACCGGCCGTCAAGCCGGCAGCAAAGCGGAATTAGAAACCATTAGTAAGGTAAAACAAGTTAACGCTTCAGGGGAGGATTACTGGACAAGCTTCAGCGCCAATGTGACGTCTCTTGCGGCTGAGTTTAAGGCACAAGCCGCCGCAGAGCGCGCCCTTGCAGAATTAAACACAAACATAGCATCCACAAAAGCGGCCATCAAAGGCGCGCCAACTGCGCTGTTTGTCACCCATAACAATGGCGCTTTCAGCCTGCGTAATGAGCCGATAGCGACCCAGCTATTAGGACTAGCGTCTTCTACGCTTCCCGATCATGTAAAGTCTCAACAACGCGGCACACGAAGCTTTACCTCTCTTAAAGCAAGCGATATTGCACAGATGAAGCCGACAACCTTGTTTATCATTGATCGCAGCGCGGCCATTGGTAATACAAAAGAAGCACTCGATGTTGAAAAACTCAAAGCAGACCTAGCGGCTCAAGGTGGTCAGTCTATTAAGGTGGCTTACTTGTCGCCTAGACTTTGGTATTTGTCGGGCAATGGTTTGCAAAGCTTAAACTTGCAAATCAAAGAAATCGCCAACGCGCTTTGA
- a CDS encoding type II toxin-antitoxin system Phd/YefM family antitoxin, with product MHTLTANDAKRNFGELLLNAQRQPIKISKNSKDAVVVMSIHDYEELEMMKAEYLKHCFIAAKDDLAKGNIVDGKDFLNEL from the coding sequence ATGCACACATTGACAGCAAATGACGCTAAACGAAATTTTGGTGAGCTACTTTTAAATGCTCAACGTCAGCCAATTAAGATCAGCAAAAACAGTAAAGATGCTGTTGTCGTTATGTCTATACATGACTATGAAGAACTTGAGATGATGAAAGCTGAATACCTCAAACACTGCTTCATCGCGGCCAAAGATGACTTAGCAAAAGGTAACATCGTTGATGGTAAAGACTTTTTGAATGAGCTGTAA
- a CDS encoding DMT family transporter, which produces MTYFILFLAILAEVIATTALKASDSFTKLGPSIVLVVGYAVSFYLLTIVMRSMPTGVTYAIWSGLGIVLISVFGYLFNHEKLDLAACIGMSLIVIGVVVINVFSKTVNH; this is translated from the coding sequence ATGACATATTTTATATTGTTTCTGGCGATATTGGCGGAAGTGATTGCCACCACGGCGCTAAAAGCGTCGGACTCGTTTACTAAGTTAGGCCCCAGCATTGTACTGGTCGTCGGTTATGCGGTGTCTTTTTACTTGCTAACGATTGTGATGCGCTCCATGCCAACCGGCGTCACGTACGCCATTTGGTCGGGACTGGGTATCGTCTTGATCTCGGTGTTTGGTTATTTATTTAACCATGAAAAACTCGATCTAGCGGCGTGCATTGGCATGTCTTTGATCGTCATCGGTGTGGTGGTGATTAACGTATTCTCTAAAACGGTGAATCATTAA
- a CDS encoding ABC transporter ATP-binding protein, translated as MLRFFEKWVSAYPDIDAIQAPKTLFAFCRYYSKGVEIPLLLMSLLTATIAILEVTLFSFMGQLVDWLINKDPDTFFAEEGSHLLWMSLMILVVMPLVTFVHSTIIHQTLLGNYPMRIRWLSHHYILRQSMSFFQDEFAGRISTKVMQTSLAVRETVMKLLDVLVYIGVYFISMVVLIAKADYRLMIPMLGWLVCYVLLQLYFVPKLKRISAEQADARSTMTGRVVDSYSNISTVKLFSHHQREADYAQEGMDGFLQTVYKQMRLVTMLSVGVQTCNYVLAFSVAALSIWLWTGSIISVGAIAIAVSLALRLNGMSQWIMWEISALFENIGMVHDGMKTLSRPIEIEDNPNAPTLSVPNGKIEYDAVNFHYGKQDSKVIENLKLSIKAGEKVGLVGRSGAGKSTIVNLLMRFHDIESGQIRIDGQDISAVKQDSLRAQIGMVTQDTSLLHRTVRENLLYGRPDATEEEMIAAAKKAEAHEFIQDLTDPFGNAGYDAMVGERGIKLSGGQRQRIAIARVLLKDAPLLVLDEATSALDSEVEAAIQDSLYKLMQGKTVIAIAHRLSTIAAMDRLIVLDKGNIVEQGSHEELIQHAGIYASLWAHQTGGFLAEDVDLEEAESEALESESVK; from the coding sequence ATGTTACGTTTTTTTGAAAAGTGGGTGTCTGCTTACCCAGATATAGACGCCATACAGGCGCCTAAAACCTTGTTTGCGTTCTGTCGTTATTACTCGAAAGGCGTAGAAATTCCGCTTTTATTGATGTCGCTGTTAACCGCGACGATTGCCATTTTAGAAGTGACCTTGTTCAGTTTTATGGGGCAGTTGGTGGATTGGCTGATTAACAAAGACCCCGATACTTTTTTTGCCGAAGAAGGTTCGCATTTATTGTGGATGTCTTTAATGATTCTGGTGGTGATGCCATTAGTGACGTTTGTGCATTCGACTATTATCCATCAGACGTTGTTGGGAAATTACCCCATGCGCATTCGCTGGTTGTCGCATCACTATATTTTGCGCCAGAGTATGTCTTTTTTCCAAGATGAGTTTGCGGGACGGATTTCCACCAAGGTGATGCAAACGTCTCTGGCGGTGCGAGAAACCGTGATGAAGCTGCTCGATGTCTTGGTTTACATCGGTGTTTACTTTATTTCCATGGTGGTATTGATTGCCAAGGCCGATTATCGCTTGATGATTCCTATGTTAGGTTGGCTGGTCTGCTATGTGCTGCTGCAATTGTACTTTGTGCCTAAGCTAAAAAGAATTTCTGCCGAGCAAGCGGATGCGCGTTCCACCATGACAGGGCGAGTGGTTGACAGCTACAGCAATATTTCAACGGTGAAGCTTTTTTCTCATCATCAGCGCGAAGCGGATTACGCTCAAGAGGGCATGGACGGTTTCTTGCAAACGGTTTACAAGCAAATGCGCTTGGTCACCATGCTCAGTGTCGGCGTGCAAACCTGTAACTATGTGTTGGCGTTTTCGGTGGCGGCCTTGTCCATTTGGTTATGGACAGGCAGCATTATCAGTGTCGGAGCCATTGCCATCGCGGTCAGTTTGGCGCTGAGATTGAATGGTATGTCGCAGTGGATCATGTGGGAAATCAGTGCGCTGTTTGAAAACATCGGCATGGTTCATGACGGCATGAAAACCCTGTCTCGTCCCATTGAAATCGAAGACAACCCCAACGCGCCAACGTTATCGGTGCCAAACGGCAAGATTGAGTACGATGCGGTGAATTTTCATTATGGCAAACAAGACAGCAAGGTGATTGAAAACCTTAAACTGTCGATAAAAGCCGGTGAAAAAGTCGGTCTGGTGGGGCGCTCTGGCGCGGGCAAATCCACCATAGTCAATTTACTGATGCGCTTTCATGATATCGAATCCGGTCAGATCCGTATCGATGGGCAAGACATCAGTGCGGTGAAGCAAGATTCCTTGCGGGCGCAAATCGGCATGGTGACGCAAGACACGTCCTTGTTGCACAGAACGGTACGAGAAAACCTACTTTACGGCCGTCCTGATGCGACCGAGGAAGAAATGATCGCCGCCGCGAAAAAAGCCGAAGCCCATGAATTTATACAGGACTTAACCGATCCGTTTGGCAACGCAGGCTATGACGCCATGGTGGGCGAGCGTGGCATTAAGCTTTCTGGTGGTCAGCGCCAGCGTATTGCGATTGCACGAGTGTTGTTAAAAGACGCGCCTTTATTGGTGTTGGATGAAGCGACGTCGGCATTGGATTCGGAAGTCGAAGCGGCTATCCAAGACAGTTTGTACAAGCTGATGCAAGGCAAAACTGTTATTGCCATTGCACACCGCTTGTCGACCATTGCCGCCATGGATCGTTTGATTGTATTGGACAAAGGCAACATTGTTGAGCAGGGCAGCCATGAAGAATTGATTCAACATGCTGGTATCTATGCGTCACTTTGGGCGCATCAAACCGGTGGCTTCTTAGCGGAAGACGTTGACCTTGAAGAAGCGGAATCTGAAGCGCTAGAGTCTGAAAGCGTCAAGTAA
- a CDS encoding Bcr/CflA family multidrug efflux MFS transporter → MKLTLPIILVLGLLSGLTPLAIDAYLPSIPTISKSLNTDIGLIQLTLSIYLLVFAFMQILFGPISDAIGRRKVVVGGLAVFAIGSFLCALAQSYEMLLTGRAIQAFGGAAVAVSVPALVKDGLSINQFAKAMSMIMLVMALAPLAAPIIGGAILTVLSWHYIFVLLGILAILAVVLFLRTIPETLPIEKRTPFSFGNAIRNYIILLKNRSVMGYIVASAFYFAGMMSFITGCSFVYIEIYGVDPAHFGFLVGLNVIAMMLASTINGRYVEKLGTEVLSKYAIYIPLVASTLMIALSFFNHPPLWLIIVSSMLFMGPMGILGSGFMAGALKHAGNHNGSVTALAGTSRFALGALGGVVVSILHNGTFIPMLATIATCGIIAFVCFKLTVKYSATAITD, encoded by the coding sequence ATGAAGCTCACTTTGCCTATTATTCTTGTGCTTGGCCTTTTGTCTGGGCTGACGCCCTTGGCGATTGATGCTTATCTGCCCAGCATTCCGACTATTTCTAAAAGCTTAAACACAGATATCGGCCTTATTCAGCTGACACTGAGCATTTATTTGCTGGTATTTGCCTTTATGCAGATTTTGTTTGGCCCTATTTCTGATGCCATTGGCCGGCGTAAAGTCGTGGTCGGTGGTTTGGCCGTTTTCGCCATTGGCAGTTTTTTGTGCGCGTTGGCGCAAAGCTACGAAATGCTGCTGACCGGACGGGCTATTCAAGCGTTTGGCGGTGCGGCGGTGGCGGTTAGCGTTCCGGCTTTGGTCAAAGACGGTTTGTCGATCAATCAGTTTGCCAAAGCCATGTCGATGATTATGTTGGTGATGGCATTGGCGCCTTTGGCTGCGCCAATTATCGGTGGTGCTATTTTGACTGTGTTAAGTTGGCACTACATTTTTGTTCTCTTAGGCATATTAGCCATACTCGCCGTTGTACTCTTTTTGCGCACCATTCCAGAGACATTGCCGATCGAAAAACGCACGCCGTTTTCGTTTGGTAACGCGATTCGAAACTACATTATTTTGCTTAAAAATCGCTCCGTCATGGGTTATATCGTCGCCTCGGCGTTTTATTTTGCGGGCATGATGAGCTTTATTACTGGCTGTTCATTTGTGTATATTGAAATATATGGTGTTGACCCTGCTCACTTTGGTTTTTTGGTCGGCTTGAACGTGATTGCCATGATGCTCGCCTCGACCATTAATGGCCGCTACGTGGAAAAACTGGGCACCGAAGTATTGTCCAAATACGCCATCTATATTCCGCTGGTCGCTTCCACTTTAATGATTGCCCTGAGCTTTTTTAATCACCCACCGCTTTGGCTTATTATTGTCTCAAGTATGTTGTTCATGGGCCCAATGGGGATTCTGGGCAGTGGCTTTATGGCGGGCGCGCTGAAACATGCAGGCAACCATAATGGCAGTGTCACTGCGCTGGCAGGCACCTCACGATTCGCGTTAGGCGCACTGGGTGGCGTGGTGGTCAGTATTCTTCACAATGGCACGTTTATTCCAATGCTTGCTACCATAGCGACCTGCGGCATTATTGCGTTTGTTTGTTTTAAACTCACTGTAAAATATTCAGCAACCGCCATCACAGATTAA
- a CDS encoding DMT family transporter — protein sequence MTSLLRLCVFVSLALLAFAANSVLCRLALNGGLIDPAQFTSWRLLSGAVTLVLLCAFQFLKQQRRDVNTAWLEGSWLSAFALFIYALGFSYAYVTLATGMGALILFGAVQLTLILFAVWAGQKLVWLEWLGLAIAFAGFVYLVLPTLSSPSLLGFVLMTLAGVAWGLYTWRGKVSTKPLFATTSNFVRTLPMLFVALLVIYLNTEPSPNAQFEGVMLAITSGAITSGLGYAIWYAVLPYLSASTAAVLQLLVPIIATLGGVIFANESISLHLAIATLSVLGGVLLVIFARNRTHKNA from the coding sequence ATGACAAGTTTGCTACGGTTATGTGTCTTTGTGAGTCTTGCTTTGTTGGCCTTCGCGGCAAACTCGGTCTTGTGCCGTTTGGCGCTTAACGGTGGCCTTATCGACCCGGCGCAATTCACCAGCTGGCGCTTGCTCAGCGGTGCCGTTACCTTGGTGTTGCTTTGTGCGTTTCAATTTCTAAAACAACAGCGCCGTGATGTAAACACCGCATGGTTGGAAGGCAGCTGGCTATCGGCCTTTGCGCTGTTTATTTACGCCTTAGGTTTTTCCTATGCCTATGTTACCTTAGCGACGGGAATGGGCGCCTTGATACTCTTTGGCGCCGTGCAGCTGACCTTGATCCTATTCGCTGTCTGGGCAGGGCAGAAGCTGGTTTGGTTGGAATGGCTGGGGCTGGCAATCGCCTTTGCCGGCTTCGTCTACCTAGTGCTGCCAACCTTGTCGTCGCCTTCTTTATTAGGCTTTGTCTTAATGACGCTAGCCGGCGTCGCGTGGGGCTTGTACACATGGCGAGGCAAGGTATCAACTAAGCCGTTATTTGCCACCACGTCAAACTTTGTTCGAACTCTCCCCATGTTGTTTGTCGCTTTGCTGGTGATTTACCTCAATACCGAGCCATCACCGAACGCCCAGTTTGAAGGGGTTATGTTAGCGATCACCTCAGGAGCCATTACCTCAGGACTCGGCTACGCTATCTGGTACGCCGTCTTGCCTTATCTTAGTGCTTCCACCGCCGCTGTCTTACAACTCTTAGTGCCTATTATCGCCACCCTAGGCGGCGTGATATTCGCCAATGAATCCATCAGCTTACACCTTGCCATCGCCACATTAAGCGTCTTAGGCGGCGTGTTACTGGTGATCTTTGCCAGAAACCGAACACACAAAAACGCCTAG
- a CDS encoding HAD-IIB family hydrolase: protein MTPLLIFTDLDGTLLDHHTYCFQPALAAMRSLKTFSIPCVINTSKTFVELIELRKALHHQDPFIVENGSAVYIPKHSALTLDETLEDCGDYWRKSFGPKRDELIELTNDKQEQYSFKRFIDMTWQELVSLTGLSETNAKQALQREFTEPMVWMDSNLALSVFRDDLAKFGVQVQKGGRFAHLMGEHCDKANAMLWLKAVYEQQSDEAITTMALGDGENDVGMLSKADIPVVIRSPVHAPPEIPNRCDAWLSDAYGPEGWAQAINRVLIQQGIL from the coding sequence ATGACACCGCTTTTAATTTTCACCGATTTAGATGGCACTTTACTCGACCATCACACCTACTGTTTTCAACCTGCGCTAGCGGCTATGAGGTCTTTAAAGACCTTTTCCATTCCTTGTGTCATCAATACCAGCAAGACTTTTGTCGAGCTTATCGAGCTTAGAAAGGCGCTTCATCACCAAGATCCTTTTATCGTGGAAAACGGTTCTGCGGTGTATATCCCGAAACATTCCGCCCTCACGTTAGACGAAACATTAGAAGACTGTGGCGATTATTGGCGTAAGTCATTTGGCCCAAAACGCGACGAGTTAATCGAGCTGACCAATGACAAACAAGAGCAATACTCCTTTAAACGCTTTATCGACATGACGTGGCAAGAGTTGGTTTCCCTTACCGGATTAAGTGAAACCAATGCCAAACAAGCCCTGCAGCGGGAATTTACCGAGCCTATGGTGTGGATGGACTCTAACCTTGCGTTAAGTGTCTTCCGCGATGATCTGGCCAAGTTTGGCGTACAGGTACAAAAAGGCGGGCGTTTTGCGCATTTAATGGGCGAGCACTGCGATAAAGCAAACGCCATGTTATGGCTCAAAGCCGTATACGAGCAACAAAGCGACGAAGCGATCACCACCATGGCGTTAGGCGATGGGGAAAACGACGTAGGCATGCTGAGCAAAGCCGACATTCCGGTGGTGATTCGGTCCCCTGTTCATGCGCCACCAGAAATCCCCAACCGTTGTGACGCTTGGTTGAGCGACGCTTATGGCCCCGAAGGCTGGGCGCAAGCCATCAACAGAGTATTAATCCAACAAGGTATTTTGTAA